AGGTTTATCAACAGACGAAATCCTTGCCAAACTCGTCGGTCAATGGGAACAAACAAAGAGCAATAGTAAGCGGATTCTCACAATCAAAGAAAATGGGGCTGCGACAATGGTGATTCAACCCCAGGGAATCTGGAAAACAATCCTGGGGAATCAAATTACCATTGATATCGAATGGAGCCTCAACGAGGGCACACTGACGTTACGCACTGTCGGCGGAAAACCGGAAAACAAGCTGGAATATATCAATCAAGTCTGGGGAGATAAATTTACCCGGAAAATTCATTCGATTGAAGATAAAATGTTCACTCTTCGAGATGACGAAGGTGATGTCAGCCAGAAATGGGTCAGAACTTCATACTGAGCCAATATAGACAATTCCCGTACACCGCTCCAATTCCAGCCGCCCGACTCACTTGTACTCTCTCCCATTTCGCCTATCATAGTGGCAATACGTGTCCTAAACACAGTATGCATTCTGATGTACCCACTGGATATGTTAATATGGATTCAACTTCGTATCACTGAAAATCGTGTGGAACCACACGGCTGATAATAAATTGCTTCTCCTACTTCGAAAGATGGCTTCGATGAACGTTCAGGCTAATTCATCTCTTTCCCGCTGGCAGACTCTGGCTGACCAGGTTTTGTCCGGTTACCAGATTACCCGCTCCGAAGGTTTAGAAATATTAAATGCGTCTGATGACGAATTATTGGAAATGCTGGCAGCAACTTTTCGGATTCGAAAGCAATATTTTGGGAAACAGGTACAGCTCTATTACCTTAAAAACGCCAAAAGTGGTCTCTGCCCCGAAGATTGTGGTTATTGTTCACAGGCGCGTGGCTCACAAGCAGAGATACCCAAGTACCGAATGCTGAACGAAGAAAAGTTAATGGATGGAGCCAAAGCCGCTGATGAAGCCAAAGCGGGAACTTATTGCATTGTTGCCAGTGGACGCGGCCCGACTGACAAAGAAGTAGAACACGTAGCTTCCGTCGTTGAGAAAATCAAGTCCACTTATGACTTGCGTATTTGCTGCTGTCTGGGGCTGTTAAACGAAGATCAGGCTCAACGTCTTCAGCAGGCAGGCGTGAATCGCATCAATCATAATCTCAACACCAGCCGCGACTATTATGACAAAATCTGTTCGACACATACCTATGAAGACCGTATACAAACACTGAAAGTCGCCCGTGATGCAGGTATGGAACTCTGTAGTGGACTCATTGTGGGAATGGGCGAAACTCCCGAAGATATCGTCGACACGACATTCGAACTGCGTAATCTGGAGCCTAAGTCAATTCCGGTGAATTTCCTGAACTCGATTGAAGGTACTTCACTCGAAGCAGTCGATGAACTTGATCCTCGCTATTGCCTGAAGGCGCTCTGTCTCTTCAGAATGGCCAACCCGGCCTCAGAAATTCGAATCGCCGGTGGTAGAGAAGTCAATCTGCGTTCTATGCAGGCCATGGGCTTATATGCAGCAAACTCGATGTTTGTGAGCGATTATCTTACAACGAAAGGCCAGTCTGCAGATGCGGACTATGAAATGATTGCCGACCTCGGTTTCGAAGTCATCATTTCTGGCCATGAGGTGGAAGCCGGTAGCGAACCTCCCAAACTGGCTGCCCAAAGCGAATCCTGTTAACTTAACAGGTCCAGGTAAAGTTCCCGTTTCTCTCTATTCTCAAACCCCTTATGAGGATTGAGGTTGTACGAAAACCAATACATCTCTAAGATCCTGGTTTCGAAATGGGGTGCGCACAGACTCTCAGCTCTTGCTGAAAAACACCCCAAATTCAGGGAATGGAATCCTTTGTAAATCAAGTCAGGGAGCACCTGAAATGAATTCAGGCAGACTAAGAGCCAGCGACCTTACCGGTAGCACGGCGGACGGCCACCAAACGCCCACCTTCAAAATTTTTCCCAGTACGGAAGCCGCTCCGTTCGACCACCCAGAGAACCTGCTGAAAGGTATTGCGCGATCTCGCGACTATCTCCTTTCACTACAACATGACGATGGATATTGGGTCGGAGAATTGGAAGGTGACTCGATCCTGGAATCGGAATACATTCTACTCTTGGCGTTTCTGGGAAAACAAAACTCTGAGGATGCAATACAAGCGGCAAACCATTTGTTGGATACACAAATGCCTGAAGGCGGTTGGAACATGTATCCGGAAGGTCCCATCGAAATCAGTGCTTCGGTCAAAGCTTATTTTGCACTCAAGCTGACGGGACATTCGCCAGAAGCAGATTATATGCAACGTGCCTGCAGCGCGATTCTTGCAGCAGGAGGAGTCGAAGCCGTCAATAGTTTTACCCGCTATTATCTCGCTTTGCTGGGAGTGATTCCCTATGCAGCATGCCCGGCAGTCCCACCAGAACTGATGCTGATTCCACGTTGGATGCCTTTTAATATTTTTGAGATGTCGGCCTGGTCACGCACGATTCTGGTCCCGCTTAGTATTCTATGGGCTTATCGTCCTTCGATTTCACTCCCACCAGAGCAGGGGATTTCCGAGTTGTTTACAGGCGATCCTGCAGCGTACCCCAAGTTCATGCCGAAATCGGAAGCCCTCGATTCGCTCAAAAAAAAAACCTGGATCAACTGGCATCGGGTATTCCAGTTCGTCGATCAGGGAATCAAAGTTATAGAAAAATGGGGAATCAAACCGCTTCGCAACAAAGCCGTCAACAAAGCCCATCAATGGATGAAGGCCCGCTTCGAATTGAGCGATGGACTGGGCGCGATTTTTCCGCCTATCATCTGGACTGTGATTGCGTTGAAATGCCTGGGAGAAGAAGAGACCAGTCCTGATATCCAGCGCGCATTACGGGAGTTGAAAAAACTACAGATTCGCGAGGGAGATCGCATCCGCCTGCAACCCTGCAAGTCTCCCGTCTGGGATACTGCTCTGAGTACCATCGCTTTGCGGGAAGCGGGAGTTTCTAATCGACATCCAGCAATTCGAAAATGTGTTACATGGTTGCTTTCCCAGGAAGCAAAACAACCGGGAGACTGGATTAACTCCAGCCAATCAAAAACTCCCGGTGGTTGGTATTTTGAATTTAATAATGAGTTTTACCCCGATGTGGATGATACAGCCATGGTCATCATGGCACTCCGCCGTTGTATGCCTAAAACTTTAAAGAATGATCGTTGGCTGACCGACTTTCTGGTAACACCGGAATGGAATCCCTACGACGAAAATCTGAACACCGAAGCCATCATTACCGGGCGAAGTGAATCCCGGGAGCAAGCCTACGCTGATCTGGATCTATTACAACCGATGATCGGCGCCATCCAACGTGGGATTCACTGGATTTTAGGCATGCAAAATAAAGATGGAGGCTGGGGTGCTTTTGATCGCGATAATAATCGGGAATTGTTCACACAGGTTCCTTTCGCTGACCATAATGCAATGGTCGATCCCAGTACCGCCGATCTAACGGCGCGTGTTCTGGAAGCCTTTGCTGATGTCCAACTACCTAGCGGACACCCTGCTTCCCAAAGTGCAGTTGAATATGTATGGAGCGAACAGGAAGAGGACCATTGCTGGTATGGCCGCTGGGGTGTCAATTATTTATATGGAACCTGGCAAGCCATTACAGGATTAACTCAAATAGGAATTCCTGAAGATGATCCTCGCATCGTCCGTGCCGCGGGATGGATCAAATCAAAACAGCAACCATCGGGTGGCTGGGGTGAAACAGCAGACAGCTATGCAGATCCTTCCTTACGCGGGCAGGGAACTGTCACACCTTCACAGACTGCCTGGGCT
The Gimesia aquarii DNA segment above includes these coding regions:
- a CDS encoding prenyltransferase/squalene oxidase repeat-containing protein; the encoded protein is MNSGRLRASDLTGSTADGHQTPTFKIFPSTEAAPFDHPENLLKGIARSRDYLLSLQHDDGYWVGELEGDSILESEYILLLAFLGKQNSEDAIQAANHLLDTQMPEGGWNMYPEGPIEISASVKAYFALKLTGHSPEADYMQRACSAILAAGGVEAVNSFTRYYLALLGVIPYAACPAVPPELMLIPRWMPFNIFEMSAWSRTILVPLSILWAYRPSISLPPEQGISELFTGDPAAYPKFMPKSEALDSLKKKTWINWHRVFQFVDQGIKVIEKWGIKPLRNKAVNKAHQWMKARFELSDGLGAIFPPIIWTVIALKCLGEEETSPDIQRALRELKKLQIREGDRIRLQPCKSPVWDTALSTIALREAGVSNRHPAIRKCVTWLLSQEAKQPGDWINSSQSKTPGGWYFEFNNEFYPDVDDTAMVIMALRRCMPKTLKNDRWLTDFLVTPEWNPYDENLNTEAIITGRSESREQAYADLDLLQPMIGAIQRGIHWILGMQNKDGGWGAFDRDNNRELFTQVPFADHNAMVDPSTADLTARVLEAFADVQLPSGHPASQSAVEYVWSEQEEDHCWYGRWGVNYLYGTWQAITGLTQIGIPEDDPRIVRAAGWIKSKQQPSGGWGETADSYADPSLRGQGTVTPSQTAWALMGLMAAGEIDSAAVRRGIHFLIEAQNEDGNWDEEPFTGTGFPKVFYLKYHLYRTYFPLMALARFERLRR
- the bioB gene encoding biotin synthase BioB, translating into MNVQANSSLSRWQTLADQVLSGYQITRSEGLEILNASDDELLEMLAATFRIRKQYFGKQVQLYYLKNAKSGLCPEDCGYCSQARGSQAEIPKYRMLNEEKLMDGAKAADEAKAGTYCIVASGRGPTDKEVEHVASVVEKIKSTYDLRICCCLGLLNEDQAQRLQQAGVNRINHNLNTSRDYYDKICSTHTYEDRIQTLKVARDAGMELCSGLIVGMGETPEDIVDTTFELRNLEPKSIPVNFLNSIEGTSLEAVDELDPRYCLKALCLFRMANPASEIRIAGGREVNLRSMQAMGLYAANSMFVSDYLTTKGQSADADYEMIADLGFEVIISGHEVEAGSEPPKLAAQSESC